A region of Cyanobacteriota bacterium DNA encodes the following proteins:
- the ftsH4 gene encoding ATP-dependent zinc metalloprotease FtsH4 has translation MTIKETPQPSRSRQIGGILLALSGAFLLINLFLPGLFGPSIPQVPYSLFVHQVQEGEVARAAVGQNQIQYQLKGQGDQPGQVLATTPIFDLKLPELLEANGVEFAAIPPPKNNWFGSLLSWVLPPLIFVAIWQFFVGRGIGGAGGGQSVLSIGKSRAKVYVEGETAKVTFADVAGVEEAKAELVEIVDFLKMPDRFTAIGARIPKGVLLVGPPGTGKTLLAKAVAGEAGVPFFSISGSEFIELFVGVGSSRVRDLFEQAKKQAPCIVFIDELDAIGKSRTAGGFYGGNDEREQTLNQLLTEMDGFSAGSATVIVLAATNRPETLDPALLRPGRFDRQVLVDRPDLNGRLAILKIHAQKVKLGDDVDLKAIATRTPGFAGADLANLVNEAALLAARKNRNTVAQEDFGEAIERIVAGLEKKSRVLSDKEKTIVAYHEVGHALVGALMPGSGKVEKISIVPRGMAALGYTLQLPTEDRFLLDQSELQGQIATLLGGRAAEEIVFGSITTGASNDLQRATDLAERMVMTYGMSKVLGPLAYEKQQSMFLANGAPNPRRAVSEQTAEAIDKEVKEIVESAHQQALAILRHNRSLLETIAKRLLEIEVIEGTELHDLLAQVQAVPQAA, from the coding sequence ATGACGATTAAAGAAACCCCTCAACCATCCCGTTCCAGACAGATTGGTGGTATCTTGCTAGCTCTGTCTGGTGCATTTTTACTAATAAATCTGTTTTTGCCTGGGTTATTTGGCCCCAGCATTCCCCAGGTTCCCTACAGCCTGTTTGTGCATCAAGTACAGGAAGGAGAGGTGGCCAGAGCTGCCGTGGGACAAAACCAGATTCAATACCAGCTTAAGGGTCAAGGCGATCAGCCTGGTCAAGTGTTGGCAACGACCCCTATTTTTGACCTGAAATTGCCAGAGTTGCTGGAGGCGAATGGTGTAGAGTTTGCTGCAATTCCGCCCCCTAAAAATAATTGGTTCGGTAGCTTACTAAGTTGGGTGCTGCCACCACTGATTTTTGTTGCTATTTGGCAGTTCTTTGTAGGACGGGGCATTGGTGGTGCTGGTGGCGGACAGAGTGTTTTGTCGATCGGCAAGAGTCGTGCCAAGGTTTATGTGGAGGGTGAAACAGCCAAAGTTACCTTTGCTGATGTAGCTGGAGTCGAGGAAGCCAAGGCAGAACTCGTGGAGATCGTAGACTTTTTGAAAATGCCCGATCGGTTCACAGCGATCGGTGCTCGCATTCCCAAGGGCGTGTTGTTGGTTGGCCCTCCGGGTACTGGCAAAACTCTGTTGGCAAAGGCTGTAGCTGGAGAAGCGGGCGTTCCTTTCTTTAGCATCTCTGGTTCCGAGTTTATCGAGTTGTTTGTGGGGGTAGGGTCATCCCGCGTGCGCGACCTGTTTGAACAGGCTAAGAAGCAGGCTCCTTGCATCGTGTTTATTGATGAGCTAGATGCAATCGGCAAATCACGGACAGCAGGTGGTTTCTACGGCGGTAATGACGAACGAGAGCAAACCCTTAACCAGTTGCTTACAGAAATGGATGGATTTTCCGCTGGGTCAGCGACAGTAATTGTGTTAGCTGCCACTAACCGTCCTGAAACACTGGATCCAGCTTTGTTACGTCCTGGTCGTTTCGATCGTCAGGTGCTTGTGGATCGTCCTGACTTGAATGGCCGCTTAGCTATTCTCAAAATCCATGCCCAAAAGGTGAAGTTAGGGGATGATGTGGATTTGAAGGCAATCGCCACCCGCACACCTGGTTTTGCTGGTGCAGACTTGGCTAATCTGGTGAATGAGGCAGCATTGTTAGCTGCTCGCAAAAACCGTAATACCGTCGCCCAGGAAGACTTTGGTGAGGCGATCGAGCGCATCGTAGCGGGTCTGGAGAAGAAGAGCCGGGTTTTAAGCGACAAAGAGAAGACGATCGTGGCCTATCACGAAGTAGGTCATGCCCTAGTGGGTGCTCTCATGCCTGGCAGTGGCAAGGTAGAAAAAATTTCAATCGTCCCCCGTGGCATGGCAGCCCTTGGCTACACGCTGCAACTGCCGACAGAAGATCGGTTTCTGTTAGATCAAAGTGAGCTTCAGGGTCAGATTGCTACTCTGCTGGGAGGCCGAGCGGCTGAGGAAATCGTCTTTGGTAGCATTACCACTGGAGCATCCAATGATTTACAACGGGCTACGGATTTGGCAGAGCGGATGGTGATGACCTATGGCATGAGCAAGGTGCTAGGGCCATTGGCCTATGAAAAGCAGCAATCGATGTTTCTAGCCAATGGTGCCCCTAATCCTCGCCGCGCTGTTAGCGAACAAACCGCTGAGGCGATCGACAAGGAAGTGAAAGAAATTGTTGAATCTGCCCATCAACAGGCACTGGCCATTCTCAGGCACAACCGTAGTCTGTTGGAAACAATCGCAAAACGCTTGCTAGAGATAGAAGTGATTGAAGGTACCGAGCTTCATGACCTGTTAGCTCAAGTGCAAGCAGTGCCCCAAGCCGCCTAG